CGAGGCCGAAGACCAGCGGCACCAGCAGGTACTCCAGGCGCGCCGCCGTGCCGTAGCCGGCCACGGCCAGCGGGCCGAAGCCGCCGGTCAGCGCGGTGGCCAGGCCGATGGCGACGTTGGTGGCCACGGTGGAGATGGCGCCGGCCATGCCCACGCGCAGGATGTCGCGCGCCAGGTCCGGCCGCCAGCGTGCGCCGCGCCAGCGTGGCCGCACCACGCTGCGTCCCGCCAGCAGGTGGGCGCCGAGCCACAGCGTGCCGCCGAGGTAGTACAGCAGGAAGGACAGCGCGCCGCCGGCGATGCCCATCGCCGGGATCGGCCCGATGCCGAAGATGAGCGCCGGCGCCAGGCCGGTCAGCAGCACCGTGCCGGCCACGGTCACGACCGCCGGCGTCAGCATGTTGCCGGCGCCGCGCAGCACCGAGGCCAGCGCGTTGAACAGCCAGACCAGCATGGCGCCGCCGAAGATCCAGTGCGAATACGTCAGTGCCGCCGCCAGCGAGCCGCCCACGCCGCCCATGCGGCTGTAGAGCACCTGCCCGAAGGCCCAGGCGGCGAGGGTGAAGGCCAGGCCGAAGCCCAGCGACAGCACGACCGCGTGCAGCGCCAGCGCGTCGGCGTCGTCGCGCCGCCGCGCGCCCAGCGCGCGGGCGATGGCCGAGGCGATGCCGCCGCCCACGGCGCCGGCGGACATCATCTGCATCAGCATCACCAGCGGGAAGACCAGCGCCACCCCGGTCAGCGCATCGGCGCCCAGGCGGCCGATGAACCAGGTCTCGATCAGGCCGGTGGCCGCCTGCGCCCCCATCACCAGCACGTTGGGCGCCCCCAGCCGCAGCAGCGTCGGCGCGATCGGCCCTTCCAGCAGGCGGCGGGTGCGCGGGTCCAGGTCCTGTCGGGGTGGCGCTTCGGCGCTGGGTGGCATGGTCGCTCTCCGGGGCCGGGAGGCCGTCGCTGAACGCTTGCATATGCAAGTTTGAACGCGATGATAGGCCGATCCGCGATCGGCTGCAGGCGAGCCGGCGTCGGGGGTCAGCGCAGGTCGGGTTCCGCCTCCACCGCGTCGAGGTCGAGCGCGGGCTTGAGCCACTGCAGCAGCGCGTTCACGCGGGCCACCTTCAGCCGCCGTCGCGGCACGTAGGCCTTGAACCAGCCGTCGGGGATGGGCCAGTCGGGCAGCACCGGCACCAGCCGGCCGGCGGCGATGGCGCCGGCGCAGACGTAGCGCGGCAGCACCGCCAGCCCGCGGCCGGCGGCGCAGGACAGCAGCAGCGTGCGGTTGTCGTCCACCGTGAAGCGCGGCTGCACCTCCAGCGTCTGCGTCTGCCCGCGCGGGCCGCGGAAGGTCCAGGCGCTGCCGTAGGGCTTGAAGACCAGGCAGGCGTGCTGCAGCAGCTCGCGCGGGTGGGTCGGCGTGCCGGCCGCGGCCAGGTAGGCGGGCGCTGCGCACAGCAGCACCCGCGCCGGCCACAGCGGGACCTCCTCCACCCCGTCGTAGCTGGCGGCCCGGCCGCTGATGGCCAGGTCGTACTCGCCGTCGCGCGGGTTGGTGGCGCGGTCGACCAGCGACACCTCCATCGTCAGCCGCGGGTGCAGCGCGAGGAATTGGTCCAGCAGCGCGCCCAGGTGCACCATCGTCAGCGTGGTCGGCGCCATCAGCCGCAGGTGCCCCTCCAGCGCGCCGTCCTCGCGCTGCAGGCTGGTCACCACCTCGTCGAACTCGGTCAGCAGCGGCGACACCTTGCGCAGCAGCTGCTCGCCGGCCTCGGTCAGCCGCACCGAGCGGGTGGTGCGGTCGAACAACCGCGCCCCGGTGGTCTTCTCCAGCTGCGCGATGCGCTTGGCCACCACCGAGGGCACGACGTTCAGCTGCCGCGCCGCCTGCGAGAAGCTGCCGCTGCGCACCACCTCGGCGAAGGCGCGCAGGTTGGTGACGAGGTCCATGCGGAAGTCTTCTGTTCCAGAACGAGAAAGATGATCGCGCGAAATAGCGTCACTGCCCACGACATCGGCTCAATAAAGTGAGGGCCGTCCGACCCGTCAGGAGCACCCCATGGCCGCCATTCCCACCGTCGAAGCCACCGCCCACGCCACCGCGCCCGCCACAGCACCGTCCGCCCGCCCTGCGATGGCCGACCACCGCACGCCGCTGGTCCGCAACTGCTGGTACGTCGCCGGCCGCAGCAGCGACTTCGGCCGCACGCTGCGCGAGCGGGTGCTGCTGGACACGACGGTGGTGCTGTACCGCCGCGAGGACGGCACGCCGGTGGTGCTGGACAACCGCTGCGTGCACCGCTCCTTCCCGCTGTCGCGCGGCCGGCTGGACGGCGACGTGGTGGTCTGCGGCTACCACGGCATGCGTTACGACCCCAGCGGCCAGTGCGTGGGCATGCCCTCGCTGGCGCGGGCGCCCTCGCATGCGCGGGTGACCAGCTACCCGGTGGTCGAGCAGGGCCCGCTGGTGTGGGTGTGGATGGGCGACCGGGCGCTGGCCGACCCGGCGCTGGTGCCCGCGATGCCGTGGCTGGCCGCGCCCGACTGGGCCACCGTGACCGGCGAGCTGCCGATGGCCGCCAACTACGTGGCCATGCACGAGAACCTGCTCGACCAGACGCATTTCTCGGTGCTGCACGCCGACAGCGTCGGCACGCCGGCCTACGCCCGCTCCGAGCTGCAGGTCGAGGAGGAGGGTGACCAGGTGCACCTGACGCGCGCCCTGATCGACTCGCCGCCGCCGCCGATCTACGGCGTGCCGATGAAGCTGATGGGCCGGCCGGTGGACCGACACTCGGACAGCCGCTTCTTCTCGCCGGCGGGGCACATCGCCCACGCCAGCATCGTCAACCGCGAGCCGCGGCCGGGCGAGCGCGAGGTCTACCGCGTGAACATCACCCACGTCTTCACGCCCGAGCGGCAGAACAGCATCCACTACTGGTGGTTCAACAGCCGCGACTTCGGGCTCGACGACGACGAGGCCAGCCGCTACCTGCAGGAGGCCTCGACCAAGGCCTACCGGGAGGACGTCGACGCGCTGACCTGGATCCAGCAGACCTACGACCGGCTGGACGGCGTGCCGCCGGAGCTGAGCTTCGGCCCCGACCGCCCCGGCCTGCTGATGCGCCGCATCCTGAAGCGCCTGGCCGACGCCGAGGGCGCCGGCCGCGCCGGCTGAGGGAGGACTCCCCGCCGGGTGCCGGCTGGGCGGGCCCTAGTCGCGCAGGTCCGCCGGCACCTTGCCGCCGTTCTCGGCCAGCTTGCGCATCACCTGCTTGTGCAGCCAGATGTTCATGCTGGCCGAGTCGTTCATGTCGCCGCTGTACTGCAGCTCCTGCGCCAGCGACTTGCGCGCGGCCAGGCTGCTGTCCAGGTCGAGCAGCTTCATCAGGTCGACGATGGAGGTGCGCCAGTTCAGCTTCTGGCCGTTGCGGGCGGCCATGTCGTTGAGCAGCGCCTCCACGTCCACCGGCGCCGCCGCCGGCGAGGGGGTGACGGGCGCGGCGGTGGGCGCCGGGGCGGTGGTGCCACCGCTGCCGCCGGCGGGCGTGGCCCCGGCGGTGGCCGCCGGCGTGCCGGCCGCGGCCTCCTGGCGACGGCCGGGAAGGATCTTGCTGAGGATGCTGCCGAAGATGCTCATGCGCGGACTCCTGGGAATGGAACCACGGCGCGGCATTCGGCATGCCGCCCCGGGCGGCGGGGGCAGCGGTGGGCCAGAGGCTCGGCACGGCCTACGCTATATTGCGCGCTATATAACGCCACAGAACGACTCGCCGGAGCGTCCCGATGCCCCTCCCGCCGCGGCTGCTGGCCGCCGTGCTGCTGTCCTGCGCCACGCTGGGGGCCCGGGCCGGCGAGGCCATCGTCGCGGTGGCCGCCAACTTCGCCGGCCCGATGGCCCGGCTGGCCGAGGACTTCAAGGCCGCCACCGGCCACACGCTGAAGCTGTCCGCCGGTTCGACGGGGAAGTTCCATGCGCAGATCGCCGGTGGCGGCGCCCCCTTCGAGGTGCTGCTGTCCGCCGACGACGAGACGCCGCGTCGGCTGGTCGCCGAGGGCCATGGCGTGGCCGGCAGCACCTTCACCTACGCCGTCGGCCAGCTCGTGCTGTGGAGCGCGCAGCCCGGGCTGGTCGACGACCAGGGCGCGGTGCTGGCGAGCGGCCGCTTCCGCCACCTGGCCATCGCCAACCCCAAGGTCGCGCCCTATGGCGCGGCGGCGATGGAGGTGCTCAAGGCCCGCGGGCTGGCCGCGCCGCTGACGCCGAAGCTGGTCACCGCCGAGAGCATCGGCCAGGCCTTCCAGTTCGTCGCCACCGGCAACGCCGAGCTGGGCTTCGTCGCGCTGTCCCAGGTCGCGTTGCCGGGCAGGCCGGTCGACGGCTCGATGTGGCGCGTGCCGCCGACCCTGCACACCGAGATCCGCCAGGACGCGGTGCTGCTCAAGGCCGGCGAACGCAACCCCGCCGCCCGCGCGCTGCTGGACTTCCTGAAGACGGCGCCGGCCAAGGCGCTGATCAGCGCCTACGGGTACCGATGAGCGCGTGGGCCGAGCGCCGGGCCGCTCCCAAGCCGGCCCACGTCCCCGTGGGGGACCGGGCGACGTATTCGTCGGCCGAGGGGTCCACATGCTGACGGACGCCGACTGGCTGGCGGTGCGGCTCACCGCACGGCTGGCCTTGACGACCACGGCCGTGCTGCTGGCCATCGGCACGCCGCTGGCGTGGTGGCTGGCGCGCACGCCCTCGCGGTGGAAGCCGCTGTGGTCGTCGCTGGTGGCGGTGCCGCTGGTGCTGCCGCCGACGGTGATCGGCTTCTACCTGCTGCTGCTCACCGGGCCGCAGGGCGCCGTCGGGCAGCTCACGCAGGCGCTCGGGCTGGGCCGGCTGCCCTTCACCTTCACCGGGCTGGTGGTGGCCTCGGCGGTGTACTCGCTGCCCTTCGTCGTGCAGCCGCTGCAGCAGGCCTTCGAGGCCGTGCCCCGCGGCACGCTGGAGGCCGCGGCCACGCTGCGCGCCGGGCCCTGGGACCGCTTCGCCAGCGTGGTGCTGCCGCTGGCGCGGCCGGGCTTCGTCACCGCCGCGGTGCTGGGCTTCGCGCACACGGTGGGCGAGTTCGGCGTGGTGCTGATGATGGGCGGCAACATCCCGGGCGCGACGCGGGTGCTGTCGGTGGCCATCTACGACCATGTGGAGGCGCTGGAATTCGCCGACGCGCACCGGCTCTCGGCCGGGCTGGTGGTGTTCGCCGTCGCCGTGCTGGCGCTGCTGTACCGCGTCAACCGGCCGCCGCGCGAGGCCGCCGCGACATGATCGAGGCGACGCTGGCCCTGCCCCGCGGCACGGGCTTCACGCTGGACGTCGACCTGGCGCTGCCCGGCCGCGGCGTCAGCGCGCTGTTCGGCCCGTCGGGCTGCGGCAAGACCACGGTGCTGCGGGCCCTGGCCGGGCTGGAGCGCGCCGCCGGCAGGGTGCGGGTGCAGGGCCAGACCTGGCAGGACGATGCCACCGGCGCCTTCGTGCCCACCCACCGCCGGCCGTTGGGCTACGTGATCCAGGAGGCCGCGCTGTTCCCGCATCTGGACGTGCGCGCCAACATCGAATACGGGCGGCGACGCAGCGGCGCGCCGCGCGGGGCGTGCCGCCGCTGGTCGAACTGCTCGGCATCGGCCCCCTGCTCGACCGCCGGCCGGCCACCCTGTCGGGCGGCGAGCGCCAGCGGGTGGCCATCGCCCGCGCGCTGGCCACCGCGCCGCGCCTGCTGCTGATGGACGAGCCGCTGGCCGCGCTCGACGCCGCGCGCAAGGCGGAGATCCTGCCGTACCTGGAGCGCCTGCACCGCGACCTGTCGCTGCCCATCGTCTACGTCACCCATGCGCTGGACGAGGTGGCGCGGCTGGCCGACCACCTGGTCCTGCTGGAGGCGGGGCGGGTGCGCGCCGCCGGCCCGGTGACCGCCCTGCTGGCCCGGCCCGACCTGCCGCTGGCGCAGGCCGACGAGGCCGGCGTGGTGATCGAGGCCGTGGTGGCCGAACACGACGCGGCCTACGGCTTGCTGCGGCTGGCCTTAGACGGCGGCGACCTGTGGGTCGGGCAGCACGGCGGGGCGGACGTCGGCGACCGGGTGCGGGCGCGGGTGCTGGCGCGCGACGTCAGCCTGGCGCGCGAACGGCCGCGGCAGACCAGCATCCTCAACCTGCTGCCGGCGGTCGTGCGGTCGCTGCAGGCGGGGCCGCACACCGTGCTGGTCGAACTGGCCGTCGGCTCGCAGCCCCTGCTGGCCCGCATCACCCGCCGCAGCGCCGACGGCCTGGCGCTGCGGGCCGGTGACGAACTGGTCGCGCAGGTGAAGGGCGTGGCGCTGATGTGAGCGCCGCCCCGCTCAGGCAAAGCTCAGCAGCACCGCCTGCCCGCCGTCGAACGTCGCCCACGCGGCATCGCCCACCGCCAGGCCGCGGGCCTCGTCACGCGGCAGCACCGCGCTCAGTGTCCGGCGGGGCCCGGCCCCCAGCCTCAGCGCGCAGTGCTGCGACCCCGGCTGGATCGACCGCACCTGCACCGGCAGCACGTTGCGCCCGGGCCGGGCCGGCGGCCGGCGCGACAGCACCCGCACCAACGGCGCCTTGACGAGCAGGAACACGGTGGCGCCGGGCGCCAGCGCCATGTCGGTGGCGGCGTCCGGGGTGATGGTGGCGACCAGTGTGTCGCCCGCGTCGCCGTCGCCCGCCGACCAGTGCAGCACCACGTCGACCAGGCCGCCGCGCGGCCGCAGCGCCTGCACCTGCACCGGCAGCTGGTTGCGCGCGCTGCTCTTCACCGGCAGCCGGCGCAGCAGCGCGCGCAGCGTGGCGGCATCGGGCGAGGCGGCGTCGCCGCCCGCCGCCTCGTCCAGCACCGACGGCGGCAGCCGGTCGAGCACGTCCTGCTGGCTGCTCTGCATGGCGCGGTACAGCGCCACCAGCTGGCGCGCCTGGGCGGTGAGCCGCATGCCGCCGCCGCCGGCGCCGCCGGTGTGGCGCTCGACCAGCGGCTGCGGCGACAGCGCGTCCATCGCCTGCAGCATGTCCCACGCGGCCTTGTACGACAGCGGCACGGTGCGCGCCGCGCGGTTCAACGCGCCGTGTTCGGCGATCGCCTCCAGCAGCCGCACGCCGCGCTCGTCCAGCACCGCGCCCAGCGCCGTCTGCAGCGACAGCCGGCCGGTGAGGCGGCCGTCCGCCGCGGCACCGGCGGTGGCGGGGTCGCGGCGGGCGGCGGGCATGGCCGCAGTCTAGGGCCCGCCCGCGTTGTCCTCAGGCCTGGGTGTAGGCCGTCTTCACCGTGGTGTAGAACTCGGCGGCGTGGCGGCCCTGCTCGCGCGGGCCGTAGCTCGATCCCTTGCGGCCGCCGAAGGGCACGTGGTAGTCCACGCCCGCGGTGGGCAGGTTGACCATCACCATGCCGGCCTGCGCGTGGCGCTTGAAGTGCGTGGCGTGCTTCAGGCTGGTGGTGGCGATGCCGCTGGCCAGGCCGAACGGCGTGTCGTTGGCCAGCGCCAGCGCCTCGTCGTAGTCCTTCGCGCGCAGGACGCTCACCACCGGGCCGAAGATCTCCTCTCGGTTGATGCGCATGGCGGCGGTGGTGTCGGTGAACAGCGCCGGGCGCAGGTAGAAGCCGGGCGCGCCGTCTGGGTTGCGCTCGATCACCTCGCCGCCGGCCAGCAGCCGCGCGCCCTCGTCGCGGCCGATGCCGATGTACTTCACGTCCTGCGCCAGCTGGTGCTCGTCGACCACCGGGCCGATGTCGGTGCCGGGCTTGCGCGCGTCGTCCACCCGCAGCGTCTTCATCCGCTCGGCCACGGCCTGCACGAAGCGGTCGTGGATGCCGTCGGTGACGATGAGCCGCGACGACGCGGTGCAGCGCTGGCCGGTGGAGAAGAAGCCGCTGTTGACCGCGGCGGCCACCGCCACGCCGAGGTCGGCGTCGTCGAGCACGACGAACGGGTTCTTGCCGCCCATCTCCAGCTGCACCTTGGCGCCGCGCGAGACGCAGGCCTGCGCCACGCGCTGGCCGGTGGCCACGCTGCCGGTGAAGCTGACGGCGTCGACGCGCCCGTCCTCCAGCAGCACCGCGCCCACCTCCGAGCCGCGGCCCATGACGAGGTTGAACACGCCGGCCGGCGCACCGGCCTGCGCCAGGGCCCGGCTGAGGATCTCCGCCAGCGCCCAGGCGCAGCCGGGCACCACCTCGGCCGGCTTGAAGACCACGCAGTTGCCCCAGGCCAATGCCGGCGCGATCTTCCACGCCGGGATGGCGATGGGAAAGTTCCACGGCGTGATGAGGCCGACCACGCCCACCGGCTCGCGCGTCACCTCGACGCCGACGCCCGGCCGCACCGAGGCCACCGCCTCGCCGCCCGGGCGCAGCGCCTCGCCGGCGAAGAACTTGAAGATGGAGCCGGCGCGCGCCACCTCGCCGATGGCCTCGGGCAGGGTCTTGCCCTCCTCGCGCGCCAGCAGGTCGCCCAGTTCGGCCTTGCGGGCGAGGATCTCGCTGCCCACGGTGTCGAGCAGGTCGAAGCGCTGCTGCGGCGTGGACAGGCCCCAGGCCGGCGCCGCGGCGCGCGCGGCGGCCACGGCCTGCAGCGCCTGCGCCCGGTCGGCCACGGCGTACTCGCCGATCACGTCGCGGGTGTCCGACGGGTTGATGTTGCGGTAGGCGCGCACGCCCTCGGTCCAGGCGCCGGCGATGTAGTTGGCGTTCATGCGGGTCCGGTTGCAGGGTTCGGAGGAAGCGGCGTCAGCTGGCGGCGGAGACCAGCCGGCCGTCGCGGTAGAAGCCGGCCAGGTTGTCGAGCACGCGCTGCGCCATCGCGCGCCGCGTCTCGTCGGTGGCGCTGGCGACGTGCGGCAGCAGCACCACGTTGTCGAGCGAGAACAGCGCTTCCGGCACCCGCGGCTCGTCCTCGAAGACGTCGAGCCCGGCGCCGGCGATGCGGCGTTCGGCCAGCGCACGCACCAGCGCCGCCTCGTCGACCACCGAGCCGCGGGCGACGTTGACGAGGAAGCCGCGTGGGCCCAGCGCGTCCAGCACCTCGGCGTTCACCAGGTGGCGGGTCTCGGCACCGCCGGCGGTGATGACCACCAGGAAGTCGCACCAGTCCGCCAGCGCGGCCAGCGAGGGCTCGTGCGGCCAGTCGACGCCCGCCACCGGTCGGCGGCTGTGGTAGCGGATGGCCATGTCGAAGCCGCCGGCGCGGCGGGCGATGGTGCGGCCGATGCGGCCGAGGCCGACGATGCCCAGCTTCGCGCCGCTGACCCGGCGGCCGAGGCCGAAGCCGTCGCCGGCCGCCCAGCGGCCTGCGCGCACGAAGCGGTCGGCCTCGACGACGCGGCGCGCGACGGCCAGCACCAGCGCCATCGCGGTGTCGGCCACGCAGTCGTTCAGCACGTCGGGCGTGTAGCCCACCGCCACCCCGCGCGCGGCCAGCGACGGCAGGTCCAGCCGGTCCAGGCCGACGCCCATGCTGGAGACGACGCGCAGCGCCGGCAGGGCCGCCAGCGTCGGCGCGTCCAGCCCCACGCCGGCCGAGGTCACGGCGCCGGTGAAGGACGCGCCGTGTCGGGCGAGGAAGGCGGCGGGGTCGGCCTCGTCGGCCAGGCGGTGCAGGTCGTAGCCCTCGGCCAGCGGCCCCTCGAGGAAGGGCGGCAGGCGGCCGAGCTGCAGCAGGCGGGGGCGGTCGGTGGGGGTGGTCATGGGGTGGATGGTCGCTCAGTCGAGCTTCACGCCCGCCTTGGCGACCACCTGCGCCCAGTGGCGGCGCTCGCGGTCGAAGAAGGCGGCGAACTCGGCCGGGGTCATGGTGTGCACCTCCGCGCCCTGGCTGACCAGCTTCTCGCGCACCTCCGGCGAGCGGATGATGCGGGTCAGCTCGGCCTGCAGCCGCGCCAGCTGGGGCGCCGGCATCGAGGCCGGCACCAGCACGCCCTGCCAGGTGCCGGACTCGAAGCCCGCGACGCCCTGCTCGGCGACGGTGGGCACCTGCGCCAGCAGCGGCACCCGGCTGCCCTTGGACACCGCCAGCACCTTGAGCTTGCCCGCCTGCACGTGCGGCAGCGTGGCCAGCATGCCGTTCATCAGCACCTGCGTCTGGCCGGCCACCGTGTCGCCGATGGCCTGCGCGCCGCCCTTGTAGGGGATGTAGGTCCACTTGGCGCCGGTGGCCTGTTCCACCGCCACGCCGGCCAGGTGCGGCGCGCTGCCGATGGCCGTCACCGCCATGTTCAGCGGCTGCCTGTGCGACAGGGCCACCAGCTCGGCCAGGCTGTTCGCCGGCACCGACGGGTGCACCACCAGCAGGTGGGGCGAGTAGGCCAGCATGGTGACGCCGCGCAGGTCCTTCGCCGGGTCGAAGGGCAGCCGGGTGTAGACCGACGGGCTGATGGCCAGCGCGCCGACGTCGCACAGCAGCAGCGTGTGCCCGTCCTTCGACTTGGCGACGAAGTCGGTGCCGGTGTTGCCGTTGGCGCCCGGCTTGTTGTCGACCACCACCGTGGTCTTCAGCGCCTCGGCCAGCGGCTGGCCGATGGCGCGGGCGATGATGTCCGACGAACCGCCCGGCGGGTACGGCACGACGATGCGCAGCGGCTGGCCGGGCCAGGCCTGCGCCCGCGACGTCGCGGGCGAGAACAGGCCGGCGGCGGCCCCGGCCATCAGGCCGAGGGCCGCGCGTCGCGGGGGGAGGTCAGGTCGTTGGGGTTCGTCACGTTGTCGTCCGCTCCGGTGGTGGTCGTGGTCAGCGCACCATGCAGGGCCGCTTGGGGTCGAAGGTCCAGCCAGGGATGACGTGCTGCATGGCGACGGCGTCGTCGCGCGCGCCCAGGCCGTGCGCCTGGTAGAGCCGGTGCGCGGCCTCGACCCGGGCCATGTCGAGCGTGACGCCGAGGCCGGGCGCGGCGGGCACCGCCACCTCGCCGCCGACGATGCGCAGCGGCTCGACGGTCAGGCCTTGGCCGTCCTGCCAGATCCAGTGCGTGTCGATGGCGGTGATGCGGCCCGGCGCCGCGGCGGCGGCATGGGTGAACATGGCCAGCGAGACGTCGAAGTGGTTGTTCGAATGCGAGCCCCAGGTCAGGCCGAAGTCGCGGCAGGTCTGCGCCACCCGCACCGCGCCCTGCATCGTCCAGAAGTGCGGG
The sequence above is a segment of the Aquabacterium sp. J223 genome. Coding sequences within it:
- a CDS encoding aromatic ring-hydroxylating dioxygenase subunit alpha, yielding MAAIPTVEATAHATAPATAPSARPAMADHRTPLVRNCWYVAGRSSDFGRTLRERVLLDTTVVLYRREDGTPVVLDNRCVHRSFPLSRGRLDGDVVVCGYHGMRYDPSGQCVGMPSLARAPSHARVTSYPVVEQGPLVWVWMGDRALADPALVPAMPWLAAPDWATVTGELPMAANYVAMHENLLDQTHFSVLHADSVGTPAYARSELQVEEEGDQVHLTRALIDSPPPPIYGVPMKLMGRPVDRHSDSRFFSPAGHIAHASIVNREPRPGEREVYRVNITHVFTPERQNSIHYWWFNSRDFGLDDDEASRYLQEASTKAYREDVDALTWIQQTYDRLDGVPPELSFGPDRPGLLMRRILKRLADAEGAGRAG
- the modB gene encoding molybdate ABC transporter permease subunit — encoded protein: MLTDADWLAVRLTARLALTTTAVLLAIGTPLAWWLARTPSRWKPLWSSLVAVPLVLPPTVIGFYLLLLTGPQGAVGQLTQALGLGRLPFTFTGLVVASAVYSLPFVVQPLQQAFEAVPRGTLEAAATLRAGPWDRFASVVLPLARPGFVTAAVLGFAHTVGEFGVVLMMGGNIPGATRVLSVAIYDHVEALEFADAHRLSAGLVVFAVAVLALLYRVNRPPREAAAT
- a CDS encoding TOBE domain-containing protein — protein: MPAARRDPATAGAAADGRLTGRLSLQTALGAVLDERGVRLLEAIAEHGALNRAARTVPLSYKAAWDMLQAMDALSPQPLVERHTGGAGGGGMRLTAQARQLVALYRAMQSSQQDVLDRLPPSVLDEAAGGDAASPDAATLRALLRRLPVKSSARNQLPVQVQALRPRGGLVDVVLHWSAGDGDAGDTLVATITPDAATDMALAPGATVFLLVKAPLVRVLSRRPPARPGRNVLPVQVRSIQPGSQHCALRLGAGPRRTLSAVLPRDEARGLAVGDAAWATFDGGQAVLLSFA
- a CDS encoding DUF3597 domain-containing protein, with the protein product MSIFGSILSKILPGRRQEAAAGTPAATAGATPAGGSGGTTAPAPTAAPVTPSPAAAPVDVEALLNDMAARNGQKLNWRTSIVDLMKLLDLDSSLAARKSLAQELQYSGDMNDSASMNIWLHKQVMRKLAENGGKVPADLRD
- the modA gene encoding molybdate ABC transporter substrate-binding protein yields the protein MPLPPRLLAAVLLSCATLGARAGEAIVAVAANFAGPMARLAEDFKAATGHTLKLSAGSTGKFHAQIAGGGAPFEVLLSADDETPRRLVAEGHGVAGSTFTYAVGQLVLWSAQPGLVDDQGAVLASGRFRHLAIANPKVAPYGAAAMEVLKARGLAAPLTPKLVTAESIGQAFQFVATGNAELGFVALSQVALPGRPVDGSMWRVPPTLHTEIRQDAVLLKAGERNPAARALLDFLKTAPAKALISAYGYR
- a CDS encoding Bug family tripartite tricarboxylate transporter substrate binding protein gives rise to the protein MAGAAAGLFSPATSRAQAWPGQPLRIVVPYPPGGSSDIIARAIGQPLAEALKTTVVVDNKPGANGNTGTDFVAKSKDGHTLLLCDVGALAISPSVYTRLPFDPAKDLRGVTMLAYSPHLLVVHPSVPANSLAELVALSHRQPLNMAVTAIGSAPHLAGVAVEQATGAKWTYIPYKGGAQAIGDTVAGQTQVLMNGMLATLPHVQAGKLKVLAVSKGSRVPLLAQVPTVAEQGVAGFESGTWQGVLVPASMPAPQLARLQAELTRIIRSPEVREKLVSQGAEVHTMTPAEFAAFFDRERRHWAQVVAKAGVKLD
- a CDS encoding aldehyde dehydrogenase family protein, with protein sequence MNANYIAGAWTEGVRAYRNINPSDTRDVIGEYAVADRAQALQAVAAARAAAPAWGLSTPQQRFDLLDTVGSEILARKAELGDLLAREEGKTLPEAIGEVARAGSIFKFFAGEALRPGGEAVASVRPGVGVEVTREPVGVVGLITPWNFPIAIPAWKIAPALAWGNCVVFKPAEVVPGCAWALAEILSRALAQAGAPAGVFNLVMGRGSEVGAVLLEDGRVDAVSFTGSVATGQRVAQACVSRGAKVQLEMGGKNPFVVLDDADLGVAVAAAVNSGFFSTGQRCTASSRLIVTDGIHDRFVQAVAERMKTLRVDDARKPGTDIGPVVDEHQLAQDVKYIGIGRDEGARLLAGGEVIERNPDGAPGFYLRPALFTDTTAAMRINREEIFGPVVSVLRAKDYDEALALANDTPFGLASGIATTSLKHATHFKRHAQAGMVMVNLPTAGVDYHVPFGGRKGSSYGPREQGRHAAEFYTTVKTAYTQA
- a CDS encoding 2-hydroxyacid dehydrogenase — its product is MTTPTDRPRLLQLGRLPPFLEGPLAEGYDLHRLADEADPAAFLARHGASFTGAVTSAGVGLDAPTLAALPALRVVSSMGVGLDRLDLPSLAARGVAVGYTPDVLNDCVADTAMALVLAVARRVVEADRFVRAGRWAAGDGFGLGRRVSGAKLGIVGLGRIGRTIARRAGGFDMAIRYHSRRPVAGVDWPHEPSLAALADWCDFLVVITAGGAETRHLVNAEVLDALGPRGFLVNVARGSVVDEAALVRALAERRIAGAGLDVFEDEPRVPEALFSLDNVVLLPHVASATDETRRAMAQRVLDNLAGFYRDGRLVSAAS
- a CDS encoding LysR family transcriptional regulator: MDLVTNLRAFAEVVRSGSFSQAARQLNVVPSVVAKRIAQLEKTTGARLFDRTTRSVRLTEAGEQLLRKVSPLLTEFDEVVTSLQREDGALEGHLRLMAPTTLTMVHLGALLDQFLALHPRLTMEVSLVDRATNPRDGEYDLAISGRAASYDGVEEVPLWPARVLLCAAPAYLAAAGTPTHPRELLQHACLVFKPYGSAWTFRGPRGQTQTLEVQPRFTVDDNRTLLLSCAAGRGLAVLPRYVCAGAIAAGRLVPVLPDWPIPDGWFKAYVPRRRLKVARVNALLQWLKPALDLDAVEAEPDLR
- a CDS encoding MATE family efflux transporter, which codes for MPPSAEAPPRQDLDPRTRRLLEGPIAPTLLRLGAPNVLVMGAQAATGLIETWFIGRLGADALTGVALVFPLVMLMQMMSAGAVGGGIASAIARALGARRRDDADALALHAVVLSLGFGLAFTLAAWAFGQVLYSRMGGVGGSLAAALTYSHWIFGGAMLVWLFNALASVLRGAGNMLTPAVVTVAGTVLLTGLAPALIFGIGPIPAMGIAGGALSFLLYYLGGTLWLGAHLLAGRSVVRPRWRGARWRPDLARDILRVGMAGAISTVATNVAIGLATALTGGFGPLAVAGYGTAARLEYLLVPLVFGLGGPLVAMVGTCIGAGQRRRALQATWIATGLVLVMTEAIGLAAAAFPHLWLGLFSQEPQVLDAGSRYLRIVGPTYGLFGVGLLLYFASQGAGRLKWPVIGNLVRVAVAGVGGWLALRAGWGLTGVFAAQAAALVVYGLINAAAIAGGAWFGALGWPATPARLAHRLKLG